One genomic window of Limanda limanda chromosome 16, fLimLim1.1, whole genome shotgun sequence includes the following:
- the LOC133021826 gene encoding histamine N-methyltransferase A-like: MAAETKQTCYEGSEVHSFQFYLEHSGEHEAIVQGVHSILPAQFKRIGAGKSGLDVLGVGSGGGEVDVQMLSLLQSTFPTVPITADIVEGSAELTENFKALVAKTTSLQKVQFAWHIMHSGDYEKQVKAKGDVKKFDFIHMIQMIYYVDNVDDTIKFFHSLLKNNGTLMIIVEAAHSGWDTLWKTFKKELCVDAITEYRSSAEVISSLKSQGLKYEEHIIDNTFDITECYDPNSTTGARLLSFMTATKNFHQSLSQEVRAGILELLRNKCSTLKDGRVMFNSEVRCILVHA; encoded by the exons ATGGCTGCAGAAACAAAGCAGACTTGTTACGAGGGCAGTGAAGTGCATAGCTTCCAGTTCTACCTGGAGCATTCTGGAGAGCATGAGGCCATTGTGCAGGGCGTCCACAGCATCCTGCCAGCCCAATTTAAAAG AATTGGAGCAGGTAAAAGTGGTCTGGATGTTCTGGGCGTTGGAAGTGGTGGAG GGGAGGTTGACGTCCAGATGCTTTCTCTGCTGCAGTCCACATTCCCCACTGTTCCCATCACCGCTGACATCGTGGAGGGCAGCGCGGAGCTAACAGAAAACTTTAAAG CTTTGGTAGCAAAGACAACCAGCCTTCAGAAGGTCCAGTTTGCTTGGCACATCATGCACAGCGGGGACTATGAGAAGCAAGTGAAAGCGAAGGGAGACGTGAAAAAGTTTGACTTCATACACATGATCCAG ATGATCTACTATGTGGACAACGTCGATGACACCATCAAGTTCTTCCACAGCCTTCTGAAAAACAACGGCACACTCATGATCATCGTTGAAGCAG CCCACAGCGGCTGGGACACCCTGTGGAAGACGTTCAAGAAGGAGCTCTGCGTCGACGCCATCACGGAGTACCGCTCGTCAGCAGAGGTTATCTCCAGCCTGAAGAGCCAGGGCCTGAAGTACGAGGAGCACATCATCGACAACACCTTCGACATCACCGAGTGCTACGATCCAAACAGCACCACTGGGGCACGTTTGTTGAGTTTCATGACAGCGACAAAGAACTTCCACCAGTCTCTCTCCCAGGAAGTCAGAGCTGGAATCCTGGAGCTCCTCAGGAACAAGTGCAGCACGTTAAAAGACGGCCGGGTGATGTTCAACAGCGAAGTGAGATGCATACTGGTTCATGCCTGA